A stretch of Bacteroidota bacterium DNA encodes these proteins:
- the folE gene encoding GTP cyclohydrolase I FolE: MPRRIEGGPVHKQSNVEELVSSLLKEFGEDPSREGLQKTPHRVAKAYDFLTSGYRKDIAAVMNGAIFEEEYSEMVIVKDIDFFSMCEHHMLPFFGKAHVAYIPNGKIVGLSKIPRVVDVFARRLQVQERLTRQIADTLYEYLHPEGVGVVIEAQHMCMMMRGVEKQNSLATTSAMLGVFRDDVKTRQEFLELTKTRRI, translated from the coding sequence ATACCGCGGCGAATAGAAGGAGGCCCCGTGCACAAACAATCCAATGTTGAAGAACTGGTATCGTCTCTCCTCAAGGAATTCGGTGAAGATCCGTCCCGTGAGGGTCTGCAGAAGACGCCGCATCGTGTTGCGAAGGCGTACGATTTTCTCACGAGCGGATACCGCAAGGACATTGCCGCGGTGATGAATGGCGCAATCTTCGAAGAAGAATACAGCGAGATGGTGATTGTGAAGGATATCGACTTCTTCAGCATGTGTGAACACCACATGTTGCCCTTTTTCGGCAAGGCACATGTTGCTTACATCCCTAACGGAAAAATCGTCGGGCTAAGCAAGATTCCGCGTGTCGTGGATGTGTTTGCCCGCCGGCTTCAGGTTCAGGAACGTCTCACACGGCAAATAGCCGATACGCTCTACGAATATCTCCATCCCGAAGGAGTCGGTGTTGTCATTGAAGCCCAGCACATGTGCATGATGATGCGCGGCGTCGAGAAGCAGAATTCTCTCGCGACCACGAGTGCCATGCTTGGTGTATTCCGGGACGATGTGAAGACGCGCCAGGAATTTCTTGAATTGACAAAAACCCGTCGGATATGA
- the bcp gene encoding thioredoxin-dependent thiol peroxidase — MLKVGMKAPEFSLPAGDGKVLSLSDVRGKKVVLFFYPKDMTSGCTKEACSFQEHLGAVKRKGAVIIGVSADSPSSHEKFAAKYNLTFPLVSDEKKELVKKYGVWKEKSMYGKKYMGIERTTFVIDEKGSISHIFPKVKVEGHTEEILHALSDR, encoded by the coding sequence ATGTTGAAAGTTGGCATGAAAGCACCGGAGTTTTCGCTACCCGCGGGAGACGGGAAGGTGTTGTCGCTGTCAGACGTTAGGGGAAAGAAGGTTGTTCTGTTCTTCTATCCGAAAGATATGACCAGTGGCTGCACGAAAGAGGCTTGCTCGTTTCAGGAACATCTCGGTGCAGTGAAACGGAAAGGCGCTGTTATTATCGGCGTTAGTGCCGACAGCCCCTCTTCCCATGAAAAGTTCGCCGCGAAGTACAATCTGACCTTTCCGCTTGTGAGCGATGAGAAGAAGGAACTGGTGAAGAAGTACGGAGTATGGAAGGAAAAAAGTATGTACGGGAAGAAGTACATGGGAATCGAGCGAACAACATTCGTTATCGACGAGAAAGGGAGTATCTCTCATATCTTCCCGAAAGTGAAAGTGGAAGGGCACACGGAGGAAATACTGCACGCCCTTTCCGATAGATAG
- a CDS encoding periplasmic heavy metal sensor, translating to MKRLLLFGTFLVIFAVTSTVAQPGRGPRAGAGIGQRHDAVLAKLDLTEAQQTQMEKLRIDMMKKQTELRSKIQSLRLDIKSAFLADKVDRNTIEKNIKAITAAQDQQKMNMLDHWFAVNNILTAEQQKIWKRHAATMGQHMGGRDGQKQARGFFRERMRGNWDND from the coding sequence ATGAAACGACTACTGCTATTCGGGACATTTCTCGTCATCTTCGCAGTCACATCAACAGTTGCACAACCGGGCCGGGGACCCCGTGCAGGTGCAGGCATCGGTCAGCGGCACGACGCCGTACTGGCAAAACTCGATCTGACAGAAGCCCAGCAAACACAAATGGAAAAGCTTCGCATTGATATGATGAAGAAGCAAACAGAACTGCGTTCGAAAATTCAATCGCTGCGCCTCGATATCAAGTCGGCATTCCTGGCCGACAAAGTCGACCGCAACACCATCGAGAAGAATATCAAAGCTATTACCGCTGCGCAAGACCAGCAGAAGATGAACATGCTCGACCATTGGTTTGCCGTGAACAATATACTGACTGCCGAACAGCAGAAAATCTGGAAACGGCATGCCGCAACCATGGGCCAGCATATGGGTGGCAGGGACGGTCAGAAACAGGCCCGCGGCTTCTTCCGCGAGCGCATGAGAGGAAATTGGGATAACGATTGA
- a CDS encoding 6-carboxytetrahydropterin synthase, producing the protein MVYITRREHFSASHRLYNPDWSDDKNWEVYGKCNNPNGHGHNYEIEVTVAGNPPRETGMVIDLKKLSDIINNEIIDVVDHKHLNCDVEFMNGIIPTAENMAIEFWKILETKITGGRLYSITLYESPNNFVEYRGE; encoded by the coding sequence ATGGTCTACATTACACGCAGGGAACATTTTAGTGCTTCACACCGACTGTACAACCCTGACTGGTCTGATGACAAGAACTGGGAAGTGTACGGCAAATGTAATAATCCAAACGGGCACGGGCACAACTACGAGATCGAGGTAACAGTTGCAGGGAACCCGCCACGCGAAACCGGGATGGTTATCGACCTCAAGAAACTCTCGGACATTATCAACAACGAAATCATCGATGTTGTGGATCATAAGCATCTTAACTGCGATGTTGAATTTATGAACGGGATAATTCCGACTGCGGAAAATATGGCAATTGAGTTCTGGAAGATCCTCGAAACAAAAATCACCGGGGGAAGATTGTATTCCATCACACTGTATGAGTCGCCGAACAATTTTGTGGAATACCGCGGCGAATAG
- a CDS encoding SDR family NAD(P)-dependent oxidoreductase, with amino-acid sequence MKRLDQHVALVTGASKGIGLAIARSLAVEGASVVLAARNASALARETESLHSQGLSALAVPTDMTDDLQVGNLVAATIKEFGRIDILVNNAGMGVLKRFAELDVKDFDTMWSLNMRSVFVLTKLVLPYMTKANSGAIVNIASLAGKNSFVGGTGYATTKWALRGWASSLMLEVREYNIRVVTICPGSVETTFSSTGKRGAHIPQAEDVADAVVFAVTAPARSMFSEIDLRPTNPK; translated from the coding sequence ATGAAGCGCCTCGACCAACACGTTGCACTTGTGACGGGGGCGAGCAAAGGAATCGGGCTGGCCATTGCTCGTTCGCTTGCAGTGGAAGGGGCTTCCGTTGTTCTCGCAGCCCGGAATGCTTCGGCTCTTGCGAGGGAAACTGAGTCACTCCACTCGCAGGGCCTTTCAGCACTCGCTGTTCCAACCGACATGACGGACGATCTTCAGGTTGGCAATCTTGTGGCGGCGACAATAAAAGAATTCGGGCGAATCGACATACTTGTCAATAATGCAGGAATGGGAGTCTTGAAACGTTTCGCCGAGCTGGATGTGAAGGATTTCGATACGATGTGGTCTTTGAACATGAGAAGCGTATTCGTCCTGACGAAGCTTGTTCTTCCGTACATGACGAAAGCGAATTCAGGTGCAATTGTCAACATCGCCTCGCTTGCAGGGAAGAATAGTTTTGTCGGCGGCACAGGATATGCGACAACCAAGTGGGCGTTGCGCGGCTGGGCGTCGTCGTTGATGCTGGAAGTTCGTGAATACAACATCCGCGTCGTGACCATTTGCCCCGGTTCTGTAGAGACAACGTTCTCGTCAACAGGGAAACGAGGCGCTCACATACCGCAGGCTGAAGACGTTGCCGATGCGGTTGTGTTTGCCGTGACTGCGCCGGCGCGAAGTATGTTCAGCGAGATTGACTTACGTCCGACAAACCCGAAGTAG